The nucleotide sequence gatgtatttgttgagtgattttagactTACAAGGGAAGGATGGATTGAAGAAATGagggaaaagcatgcaaaagtggagaattcatgaagaaatgaagtttggagCACCTTAGGGTTGTGTGTACGCATACCTCATGAGTACGTATGAATATCAAGTTGTGCATACACATGCCTCATGTGTACGCATGTTTTGGAAATTCACAATTTTGTGCGTACGTAtacctcatgcgtacgcatgactgaagGCATGTGATTTCACTTAATTGAACACGTAGGTCGCGATTTCAAGCCAATTTTGCcccaatccaacttatttatGAATTATTTCAAGCCAAATTCAAGGAGgatcaagggggagcaattaggatAGCTTTAGTTTATATTTAGGgtagatttctagagagagaatagCTCTTCTCTCTAGAACTTAGGATTTCTGAGGTTAAATTctccttagatttaggttttaaccttgttttagtttagttttctttttatttccttgttatatTGTCTTAATTCACTTAGCTTTTATTGTTAGTTCTTTATTATATGCTATTTTAGTTTCATGAACTCTTGTGAATTCTTAgttttctattaatgcaattttgatgttttcatattattgttgcttaattgagttgttattattgttttcttacaATTGGTAGTCATAGATTTTATTGTTCATtcaatttaccatgcttttccttttatgcatttcaagtgtttgataaaatgtctaTTTCAATTATAGAGTAGATTttacattcttggcttgggattgaAGACTTAGGTGactttgagtcattgatgtccagtattgattagtgatttaggattgttaattgatttttttctCTAGCTCAAGTCtttcactaagctaattagtgagttgtctaggatttgtggattatgTGAGATTAACTCTTTATAATTACAatatttgtggtcaatgactaggataggaaaccttgactttcaacccttgccaagacccttTTAAGCATTTGAATTTCCTTtactttattagttaattatcatttaatttttttctatttaattttatgtCAATTGCTATCTCACCCCCGATTTCTCATAGCCAATGATAcgtgtaaaccccgctaaaatcggtaaataattagtcaataatttgaattttaattagtaaaattaaaaatacaaaactaatatcaaaataggatagagctcttcaaaacaagaattttgataccaattttgaaaaatttggcccaaaattggaccggacaggccgaaccggttgaaccggggtCTAAACCGGGCTCGTGGATCCAACCGGATCCATAACTTAAAAGAAGCACCAGCTTCTTCTTCCTCGTTTCATACCCAATGAATCCAAACAGATTGGGGAGGAAGAAGAACTCCCTAACCCTCATCAAATCATCTCACAACCATAACTTCTCCGTTTGAGcttcgatcgccgcaccgtttgtggccacgcgtccaGCGCGTCGATCTCTATATTTCTATCGGATCAATTTCACTGGTAAGCTCCATTTTCGTTCCAAAATCTCTATCCCCTTTCTATTCTTGAAATTAAAACCCTATAGTGAGATTTTGCCAATTTTGATGTTCTAGGTTTGATTTAGCTTGTGGAGCTTACTGGATTTGAGTTGCTACGCGTGTGGGGGTAGTAAAGTTTTTCTAaacttaaatttaattttgaatccATTaggtaaaatttgaatttctaATATATGTGTGTATTAGGTATGAATTAAGTTCATATATATGCATTAGAAGTGAAAAGTGAGTATTTGGAGGCTTTTGGGTGATTGAAGCTTGGTTTGTGGCTGGTTTCTTTGAGCTTGGGGGGCTGTGTTCTAGCTTGTGAGGCTACCTTGGATTGAataaagtgatcggccaaggtatggtatAGGTTTCACATGTTTAACATAtaaggttttgtgaaaacttaggctaggggACCATAGGCTAAGTTGAAATGGATAAATGTATGAAATGATTAGTTGTGTGATGATGTAGGATAAATTTATGATTGAGTTGTATTGGAATTTATGAGTATGAGTTGTTGGTAATGTTGAATATGTGTGATTGTAATTATTAATGTTgggttgatgatgatgttgatatgAGTTAATTGAATTTGGTGGTATGGCTTGTTTTATTAGTTGAAGGTGGATTATGATATGGTATTAATGAATGAAGGTAATAGACTAATGAATTTTGATATGAAAGTTATGGTTGGAATAGGTGAATTCTTTGAATAATGCATGGGTTTTATGAATTGGTATGAATATTAATGTGATAGTGGATAGGATCAATAAAATGTAACTTGTTGTATAATGGAGGTGCAGGTTTTGATGATAAGGAACATGACTTTGGTGAAAATGAGGTTTGGATGTGgattggtaaaaagtgaattttggtGAATTTTGGAAATCCATAAATTGCTCCTCAAATATTggataaaattgtggtttatttCAAATGAAAGATGGTTTATAAGCTTTTGAACGATATCAATTTTGAGAAAAacagaattttgtagagaaagttatggacgacAGAAGTTTGGTATAAAAATTGTGCTTACAGGATAACAAAATCTGGTTTGTAGCAGCTTTCTGGGCATTCTGCCAATTTTGGAAAAACGTCCATCCACGCATGCACGtggcccacgcgtgcgcatggcatGGCATTTTGACGACGCATGCGCGAGTAGCCATGCATGCGCGTGAAAGGGCAATGTGcatgatcacgcgtacgcatgactcacgtgtgcgcgtggcccacgcgtgcgcgtagccCCTGTTTGCtacaaaactggatttttaacaTTTTAGATCATATTTTCACTTCCAAATCTCTATTTTCTCCCTTTTAGACTTAAAATATGGTACTAAACCCAGTAGCTAGTTGAAGCTAGGAAAATAAGATAACTTGGGGGGTGAAGTAAGAGGCAAAATGATGAGTTATATGAAGGTGATGAGAATGTTAAATGAAGTTTAATGACATGGCTTGATAAATGATGATATATTGATTATAAAAAAGAAATGGCTTGATATCTGAGAtgcgagttttcctgggtaagaaccgtggcttgccaccacgtgttccaggtcgaAACTCAATACTCTGTTAACCCTacatcgtaagggtgaccgggcacgtataaattcctgggtatggatagccccattgagtgatttgaatgatgattgaatgtgaaatctatgcatagactcatggggatgtgcgacgggggacagtctaaggttttcagaCTTGTTGGATTGGCTGGATAACTAATAGataagcctcatcagccataggacaggcatgcattgtgtgcattttttgttttgattgctatgcatttcctgggtttgcctaattgaatataTACCTCCTGCTATCTGTTATACTTAATATTTGAACTATCTGCttattacttgtgcgtgaacttaTTTGGTTGCTTGTCTCTGCTGAATTTATAGATGACGGAGGGATGGAGAAAAGCGTGAAATGGTTTGGTGTTCTGTTAGGTTTGAAATTGAGTGAGTTTAGGTAGGTCTAGATTACCTACCcctatttatggcttctgtttagtaaTTAAGTTGTACAATTGTACAacagagttctaggattgcctctggcattcctaggaccttatttattatgcgcgtggcacctttaccatgctgagaacctccagttctcaccccatactgtgttgttgttttcagatgcggGGGTTATTTTGGGCTTTatgattgtatatatatatgtacctatgtacttagcttgctctccaagaaacttgtttattttgttcctcatagaggttaAGGGAGAGCTAGGACCTTATTTTGAGTTTTGAGTAGTTTCGGAtatctatatatgtatgtatatatattctcTGGCCAACCTTGGCTTCACAGGCTGAGTCAAGAGCTAGTTATGTTATTTTCTTGGCTTTCCTTTACTCTCTTGATTATCTTTATCATttcctattaggtttcttagcacgcaagtaatcctaTTCCTTGAGCGCtgcacttttttatttttgggattttgttttacccatttttcaaggttCCTAGTATATTATCTTTTTCcactattatgtatatattttactatttagaggtccgtaacaccacactacctctgttctatgacttaagcgtaaaactctgtgtagtagggtgttacattattgtATCAGAGCAATTCATTTCTATAGAGCCTGAGGATGGACTGAttgtgcttctgtgcattctctgtgtatgGGTTTATGTGATAGtaggatatctaattgatatatgtggcataaacATTCATGAGCATGTATTTGGGACTTAAAGCACTgaacttgcgatattgagactgatcaacttgatatcacttgtttggtgtgtatagggaccagatgtcgacttGCGGACGTGGGCGAGGTAGAGGCAGAATAGGCAATGCTATGCCTGAAGCGTCATGGAATACTCCTAACCCTGTAGACTTCATGGCTGCTTTAGGCAATATGGCAGCAGCAATGCAAGCGACAACTGAAGCCCTgggaaatcaaattaataatggaAATAATGGCAATAATGGTGATAATGGTCCAATGTCACTTTCTTCCTTCCTGAAAGTTCACCCTCCGACCTTCAGAGGGACCTCGAGTCCTACTGATGCTGATAACTAGATACAGGCTATTGCGCAAGCATTACAGGGTCAGCAGGTTCCTGATAAACAGTGGGTTGAGTTTGGAACCTACCAGCTGCACGGTGAagctcagtattggtggcagggCATGAGACGCATTCTGCAGCCTGATGGGCTTGTGATATCTTGGGAGTTGTTCCAAGaggaattctataagaagtatttCCCCAACTCAGTTAGAAATGccgaagaacttgaattgctTCAGCTGAAATTGGGCCAGATGACCATAACTGAGTACACCAGTAAATTTGAGGAATTGTGCCGCTTTTCATGCATCTGTCAGGGAGCTCTTGAGGACTTTGCTGAGTGGAAGTGCATAAAGTATGAAGCGGCCTTCGAAGTGACATACAGAGCTTTGTAGCACCTATAGAGATTCGAGTATTCTCTGAGCTTGTGAATAAGAGCAGGGTGGCTAAGGAGTGTGCGAGGAAGGCTGCAGTAGGAAATGGAAGTATAAGGATGCCATTCCCGAGGACCATAGGGAGGAATTTTGCACCTAGGGGCAGACAGTTTAAGCGTGGCGGCTTTGTCCCTCAGAACAATCAGGAGCAAGGCAACTTCAGGAGGCCTAATACTCTGCAGCTTGACGGGGTTGTGATCTCTTGGGAGTTGTTCCGAGaggaattctataagaagtacttcccCAACTCAGTTAGAAATGCCAAAGAACTTGAATTGCTTCAGCTGAAACTGGGCCAGATGACCATTACTGAGTACACCAGTAAATTTGAGGAATTGTGCCGCTTTTCATGCATCTGTCAGGGAGCTCTTGAGGACTTTGCTGAGTGGAAGTGCATAAAGTATGAAGCGGCCTTCGAAGTGACATACAGAGCTTTGTAGCACCTATAGAGATTCGAGTATTCTCTGAGCTTGTGAATAAGAGCAGGGTGGCTGAGGAATGTGTCAAAAGGGCTGTAGTAGAAAAAAGGGAGTATGAGGATGCCATTCCAGAGGACTATAGGGAGGACTTTTGCACCTAGGGGCAGATAGTTTAAGCGTGGTGGCTTTTTCTCTCAGAACAATCAGGGGCAAGGCAACTTCAGAAGGCCTAATACCTATGCTAATCAGGGAAGGAGACAGGGGAAGCAGCCACAGCAGGATGTGAGTTGCCACAGATGTGGTAAGTACCATTCTGGGCCATGCAGGTTTGGGACTGGAGTCTGTTATTCTTGTGGGCAGCCTGGACACTTGGCTAACAGTTGCCCAGAGAAGAAGAGGTATGAGACAGGTAGAGTGCAACAGCCAGGGAGAGTGTACACTACTTCTTTAGTAGGCGCTGAGGGGTCAGAGACACTGATCAGAGGTAACTGTGAGATGGCTGGTAAAACTTTGAATGCCTTGTTTGATTCTGGAGCTTCACATTCTTTTATTGTATTTGAGAAGGctgatgagttaggattgaaaatAGTAGTACTAGGGTATAATTTAaaggtgtataatgctacccataaGGCTATGGTGATGAGGTTAGGATGCCCCCAAGTTCCTTTTCGAATACAACAGCGTCACTTCATGCATAAACTAATTTGTTTGCCGATGACTGGACTTGATCTCAttttgggattggactggttatccaaGAACCATGTTTTACTCTATTGCTCTACAAAAACAGTGTGTTTTATGCCTGAAGACACAGAGGAGACGGTTGTGGTAAATAACTACTTCCTGAATTCCATAACAGTGAACTGTTCTGGGGCCGAATGTCAGGGAATATTGTTGTTAGCTGCGGGTGTTTTGGGTGATGTTCAAAGCTTGGAGAAAATCCCGGTGGTGTGTGAGTTTCCAGAGGTGTTTCctgatgatattgaggaatttccacctaaccgagaagTTGAGTTTGCCATTGAGTTAGTACTTAGGGCTGGACCAATCtcgagtgctccttataggatgtcacctctAGGAATGGCCGAATTGAAGTCTCAACAGGAGgatttgttgggtaagaactttatctgactaagtgtttctccgtggggcaCGTCAGTGTTACTagtgaagaagaaagatgggaGTATGCGCTTATGTGTTGACTATAGGCAGCTGAATAAGATTATTGTGAAGAATAAATACCCGTTGCCAAGGATTGATGACCTGATGGACCAGTTACAGGGAGCCGGTGTGTTCTCTAAGATTCATATATGATCCGGATACCACCAGATAAGGGGTCAGAGATAAGGATATTCCAAAAACTGCCTTCAGAACGTGCTATGGCCACTATGAATACATAGTGATGTCCTTCGGACTGACTAATGCTTCGGCAATATTCATAGATTACATGAACAAGATTTTTCATCCATATCTAGATAAGTTTGTTGTTGTGTTTATTAACGACATTCTTATCTACTCTAAGACAGAGGATGAGCATGCAGAACACTTGCGAACAGTGCTACAAATCCTGAAGGATAGGAAGTTGTATGCCAAGCTATCCAAGTGTGAGTTCTAGAAGTCTGAAGTGAAATTTCTTGGTCATGTGGTGAGTAAACAAGGAATAGCAGTGGATCCTGCCAAGGTTGAGGCGATGATAAATTGGGAGCGACCGACTTCAGTGACGGAGATCAGGAGTTTCTTAGGCTTAGCAGGTTATTATTAGAGGTTCATTAAAGGGTTTTCACAGCTCGCTTTGCCTTTGACCAAGCTAACTAGGAAGGATGTTCCTTTTGtgtggactcctgagtgcgaggagattTTACTTACTTTAAAGCAGAGATTAACTACTTCCCCCGTGTTAGTGTTGCCTGAGCTGAGAGAACCATTCGGGGTATACTGTGATGCGTCCTTGAAGGGTTTAGGATGTGTGTTAATGCAGCATCACAAAGCTGTAGCTTATGCCTCACAGCAGTTAAGGCCACATGAAAGAAACTATCCAACTCATGATTTGGAGCTTGCTGACGTTGTCTTTGctttaaaaatttggaggcattatctctatggtgtGAAATTCCAAGTCTTCTCGGACCATAAGAGCTTAAAATACCTATTTGAATAaaaagagttgaatatgcgtcaaaggaggtggatggaactcCTAAAGGATTATGACTTCGAGCTGAACTACCATCtgggaaaggcgaatgtggtGGTGGATGCCCTGAGTAGGAAATCCCTATGTGCTACTTGGATGATGCTAAGAGTGGAAGAGTTGCTAAAAGCCTTCTAGGGATTGAAACTGGGAATCAGCGAAGAGTTTGGGACTTTATGCCTAAGCCAGTTACAAATTTCAAGCGACTTCAAGGCTGAACTACTAAAGGCTCATCAGAATGACCAagaattatataatatttttccaACGATTAAGAAAGGCAAGCAATGGAGAGTGTCAGAAGACAAAGATGGGTTGTGGAGGTTCAAGGGTCGAATAATTGTGCCAGATGTTAGGGATTTACGACAGAGCATATTGGAGAAAGCTCACAAGAGCAGGTTCTCCATTCATCCGGGAAGCACCAAGATGTATCAAGATCTAAAgacgatgttctggtggccaggaatGAAAAATGATGTGGCATTACATGTTTCCAAATGCCTAACTTGTCAGAAAGTCAAAATTGAACACCAAAGACCAGCAGGAACCCTTCAACCTTTGGAGATTCCACAGTGGAAATGGGAGAGCATTGCTATGGATTTTGTGTTGGGTTTACCAAGGACTCGAACAGGTTGTAATGCTATTTGGGTGGTTGTAGATTGACTGACCAAGTCAcctcattttctgcctattcgGATAAGTTGTACTATGGAGGAGTTGGcgcggttatacataaaggagattgtgaggttACATGGCGTACCTTCCACCATTGTATATGATAGGGTTCCTCGCTTTACATCAcgattctggggagcttttcagcgaGCTTTTGGCACTCAATTGAGCCTAAGTAATGCCTATCATCCTCAGACAGATGGCCAATCAGAGAGAACAATCCAAACCTTGGAAGATATGCTacgagcttgtgttttggaccagccggcGAGCTGGGATCGATATATGCCTTTAGTAGAGTTTGCTTATAACAACAGCTATCATGCAAGCattggaatggctccgtatgaagcTTTATATGGAagaaaatgtcaatctccattatgttggtatgaagcaggaGAAAAGAGCTTGATAGGGCCTGAAATGATAAGTGAAACCacggagaaaataaagaaaatccgtAGTCGAATGCTTGTGGCTCAAAGCCGTCAGAAAAGCTATGCTAACCAAAGGTGGAAGCCTTTAGAGTTTGAGGAAGGAGAACATGTTTTTCtgaaggttactccgaccacTGGAATAGGGATATCCATCAAAACTAAGAAGTTAAATCCCTGTTACATTGGGCCGTTTGAAATCCTGAAGAGAATTGGACCAGTGGCGTATAGGATCGCTTTACCACCACATCTTTCGAACCTGTATGACGTGTTTCACATATCGCATCTTTGTAAatacacttttgatcctactCATGTCCTAGAACCAGAATCATTCCAAATGAGAGAAGATCTGACGCTTCCAGTAACTCCGGTTAGGATCGATGATACCAGCATCAAGCGTTTACGCGGAAAAGAGGTTTCTTTGTTGAAAGTAGCTTGGAGCCGGGCTGGAATTGAAGAACATACCTGGGAGCTTGAATCTGAGATGTGGAAAGattacccacacctcttttcaggtaactcacTCTGAATTTTGAtgacaaaattcctaattaggtgggtaggatgtaaaccctacTAAAATTGGTAAATAACTAGtcaataatttgaattttaatttggaaaattaaaaatgcaaaactaatatcaaaataggatagagctcttcaaaatgagaattttgatactaattttgaaaattttggcccaaaattggaccgGACGGGCTGAACCGGTTGAATTGGGACCCAAACCGGGCCcggggtccaaccggacccataacTTAAAAGAAGCACcagcttcttcttcctcatttcaTACCCAACGAAGCCTAAGAGATTGGGGAGGAAGAAGAACTCCCTAACCCTCATCAAATAATCTCACTACCATAACTTCTCCGTTtgagctccgatcgccacaccgTTCACGGCCACGCGTCCAGctcgtcgagctctacatttctattaAATCAATTTCACCGGAGCTCCATTTTCATTCCAGAATCTCTATCCCCTTTCTATTCTTGAAATTGGAACCCTATAGTGAGATTTTGCCAATTTTGATGTTCTATGTTCGATTTAGCTTGTGGAACATACTAGGTTTGAGTTGCTACGCGTGTGGGAGCGGTAAGGTTTCCCTAAACTTAAATTTAATTTtgcataatgtaacaccctaccattcTTAATCTTATACTTAGgtcataagactgaga is from Arachis ipaensis cultivar K30076 chromosome B01, Araip1.1, whole genome shotgun sequence and encodes:
- the LOC107611623 gene encoding uncharacterized protein LOC107611623; protein product: MSTCGRGRGRGRIGNAMPEASWNTPNPVDFMAALGNMAAAMQATTEALGNQINNGNNGNNGDNGPMSLSSFLKGQQVPDKQWVEFGTYQLHGEAQYWWQGMRRILQPDGLVISWELFQEEFYKKYFPNSVRNAEELELLQLKLGQMTITEYTSKFEELCRFSCICQGALEDFAEWKCIKVAKECARKAAVGNGSIRMPFPRTIGRNFAPRGRQFKRGGFVPQNNQEQGNFRRPNTLQLDGVVISWELFREEFYKKYFPNSVRNAKELELLQLKLGQMTITEYTSKFEELCRFSCICQGALEDFAEWKCIKYEAAFENNQGQGNFRRPNTYANQGRRQGKQPQQDVSCHRCGKYHSGPCRFGTGVCYSCGQPGHLANSCPEKKRYETGRVQQPGRVYTTSLVGAEGSETLIRGNCEMAGKTLNALFDSGASHSFIVFEKADELGLKIVVLGYNLKVYNATHKAMVMRLGCPQVPFRIQQRHFMHKLICLPMTGLDLILGLDWLSKNHVLLYCSTKTVCFMPEDTEETVVVNNYFLNSITVNCSGAECQGILLLAAGVLGDVQSLEKIPVVCEFPEVFPDDIEEFPPNREVEFAIELVLRAGPISSAPYRMSPLGMAELKSQQEDLLVLLVKKKDGSMRLCVDYRQLNKIIVKNKYPLPRIDDLMDQLQGADYMNKIFHPYLDKFVVVFINDILIYSKTEDEHAEHLRTVLQILKDRKFEEFGTLCLSQLQISSDFKAELLKAHQNDQELYNIFPTIKKGKQWRVSEDKDGLWRFKGRIIVPDVRDLRQSILEKAHKSRFSIHPGSTKMYQDLKTMFWWPGMKNDVALHVSKCLTCQKVKIEHQRPAGTLQPLEIPQWKWESIAMDFVLGLPRTRTGCNAIWVVVD